The DNA segment TCTTTCCCCTTTATGCCCACAGTTATTTCTTGAAATGGCTGGACTAGGTAATTTCGCTAAGGTGAGTCAGATATTTGCTACACACgtgtattttgttttttaagTGACACAAAGAATGAAGTGTTCTCGTGCCTTTTAGATTTATTTGCGATTATTGAAGTCACTAGGAACGTTATTCTCATTTCATCAGGGAATGGCAGTTGTTGCTGCAAGAGCAACTAGACTGCCTATTTATTCGTCGTTTGCGAAAGAGGGAAATCTCAGCGATCTTTTTGCTAAAGGTGAAGCCATTTCGACTCTGTGCAATGTTTTTGGAATAGGAGTGGGAATTCAGTTAGCATCCACAATTTGCTCATCTATGAAGGGAAAGGTACTTTCCTTGTTGCCCACAATACAGTTGCCATCTCTGATTGAGATCCAACCATtctaaatttatataatatgtTTATGAACAGCGAATCAACCAAATTGCTTTGACGATATTTTTCCTAGTTTATATTTACCGAAAAAATGATTGGAAAGTTATAGATTCACATTTTTTATGGTTGGATGGCTTGGCAGAGCGGTGATATGGGCTCCAGTGACTTCTAGAGATTACCGATACTCTATTCACATCTTTTAAAAGAAGCAATAGTAATGATAAGATTTTACATTTTTTCGTTCAATTCTGATAGTTACTCTTTGATGTGCTCTTGTATAATATATGTAGTTGGAGTTATGCATATGATGCAGGAATGAATGCACTAAGATGCTGCTCCAATGTTTGCTCTTAGTGATGTCGCAACACTGAATGGATTATATTAGATATAATTAGAAACATGTTGGCTTACATTGAAACTTAATACACATGATGACATGATAATCATTAAAGTAAAGGTTCTAAAGAAAATACAGGGGCTCGAAAAATTAAAGTTTGCCATGATGATTATCAGATAATGGTCCTCGACAAGTTACTGGTCACTTGAAATAGATTCTCTTATGTTTGTGGGTTGTGATTCCTATTTTCTTCTGCGAAGAGTAAAGGAAAGAAGAATTTATCGTGGTGTTGTTGTACAGATCCATTGGGGCTCACAATCAATATAGCTACAAAATGGCTTCTTTTATAAGCTTGTTATGACATTACTGCATTTTCGAAACTCTCTCAAGAACTTGCATGAAAATTCTCTATGTTCTCTACTTTCAGTAAATTCATACGATTGTGTGGGTGAGTGGTATCATTTGTGCTATGCCACTTTCAAATGATGTGATAAGATGGTTTTTAATGATTCCGAGCATCTTGCAGTTGATAGTCGGACCGCTGCTATCTTTGGTACACGTTTATTGTGTCACCGAAGAGATGCGAGCAACTCCAGTCAATACGCTCAATCCACAGAGAACCGCTATGATTGTTGCCGACTTTTTAAAGGTTTAGCACCAAACAATCTTTTGAATTATTAACCAAATCTGTTTCTTCTACAACTCAagcttttgatatttttaaaccAGACGGGTAGAATTTCTAGTCCGGCTGATTTAAGGTATAGAGAAGATCTCTTGTTCCCTGGACGACTAATAGAGGAAGCTGGCAATGTTAAGATCGGAAGAGCTATACACGAGGTCGTCAAGCCTTCCGAGCTACACAAAGTCAAAGAAAGATTCCCGGACGAAAGATTTATACTTAGCTGTGGAGCGAAATGGACAGACTTGATATTGGAGCGCAGCGCCACTGGTGCAGACGCTCTGAGAGGATGGTTAGTCGCTGCATATGCTGCAGATATCGAAAATTCTTTGCACATGGCGAGCGAGCATGTGTTGGAAGAGGCTTTTGATCGGATGGATAGCGTGTTCCCATCGTTTCTATTGGAAGTTGGGGCTAAGGGGTGGCACACAGATCGGTTTCTTGATGGGGCTAGATGTCGTTTTACATTGTAACGTAATCTCTCAAACCACATTCAGATTTGTCTTGCAATTTCTTTGCTTTTTATTCTGTGTGTTTATTTAAAGTGATTTTGCGTTTCCGGTCAATGAAATGTTAGAAAATTGGGGTTGGATCCCCTGCTGTGGGGTTGCCCACAGCAGGGGGTGCTGTTGGGGCccctttcttttttctttttttttttctgttttttgctttttttattattttaagtttttattattatttatatttttgggtCTTTCCTCTTTattatcagtttttttttttttttttgctaaattttttgtgtttaaattttgaagaatttttttttgtgttttctgTTCCTCTCTTCTgactttttttaatttatttataatttttaattttttaaaaaaatatatcattttttttgtcattttttgtattattttaacacattatttttgtaaaaaaaaagaaaaaaattaattataatattaaatatatatacatttaaaaatatcataaattataagtaaattctaaaaaaaacccAATTTAACTTATTTGTAAAAgtgaaaattataaaattaatattttgatatgagattttatcaaaataaaatacattatgctcgataaattaaaaataagaaaaattaagtataattttaactatttaaatatttaaaaaatatcataaactacatttaaagtttaattaaaaaaaatcaaatattattatttataattttgttaATTAGATGAAccgatttttttatgaaaaccaAAAATCAAGCTAAATTAATCGAAATTTTCTAGAACTAAAAccgaattttaaaattataagatGAAAAAATGATCCAAGaaaataataagataaaaaataaatgttttttttaaaaaaattaaaatgtatgatttaaaaaggccaaaataaagagaaaaaaaaccaaaaaaccaaatatgttttttaaaaaatataaaaacttaaatataataaaaaaagcaaaaaaagaaaaaaaaaaagaaaaaagaaaagaaaaggggCTGTGGGGGAAACGATGCCGTTTCCCCACAGCACCCCCTGCTGTGCGGTTGGGATCCAAACCCAGAAAATTGTATGTAGAAAAGGAATGTTGCAAAAACTTTTGTCATCGGGTTGGGGACTTGGTAAATAAGTCATTGGGGCTACTcagatataatattattaattttaaaaggtTATAgcattattgatttttttgtacaaaactataaaatttgaattgcattaataattaaaatcgaattcaaattattttgtttagaaACATATATTGGATGTGttccaattttaattattattattattattattattattattattattattattataaatatattgaagaataaatgaatttttttaacaatctagtttatgtcaAATTcaatagtataaataaaatcgGAAATTTAAAGTTATGGATAATGTTGGATTCTTCGGCGACTATATAGGTCGATTTGAGAATAAAAAAAAGTTGGAGGACTCCAGAAATAAGTATAAAATTTGcacctttcaaaaaaaaaaagtataaaaTTTGCAAGAGGA comes from the Henckelia pumila isolate YLH828 chromosome 1, ASM3356847v2, whole genome shotgun sequence genome and includes:
- the LOC140892127 gene encoding protein root UVB sensitive 2, chloroplastic isoform X2; its protein translation is MFKKDPIESTRPIPVYWIETSDSVSRRFEFEADGRLSMKIVDDARPASRRVVESFLNKFFPSGYPYSVNEGYLRYTQFRALQHFTSAALSVLSTQSLLFAAGLRPTPAQATAVSWILKDGMQHVGKLICSNLGARMDSEPKSWRILADVLYDVGAGLEVLSPLCPQLFLEMAGLGNFAKGMAVVAARATRLPIYSSFAKEGNLSDLFAKGEAISTLCNVFGIGVGIQLASTICSSMKGKLIVGPLLSLVHVYCVTEEMRATPVNTLNPQRTAMIVADFLKTGRISSPADLRYREDLLFPGRLIEEAGNVKIGRAIHEVVKPSELHKVKERFPDERFILSCGAKWTDLILERSATGADALRGWLVAAYAADIENSLHMASEHVLEEAFDRMDSVFPSFLLEVGAKGWHTDRFLDGARCRFTL
- the LOC140892127 gene encoding protein root UVB sensitive 2, chloroplastic isoform X3; translated protein: MMQDLLPAEWLSHSSISFFLQDILIGLRPTPAQATAVSWILKDGMQHVGKLICSNLGARMDSEPKSWRILADVLYDVGAGLEVLSPLCPQLFLEMAGLGNFAKGMAVVAARATRLPIYSSFAKEGNLSDLFAKGEAISTLCNVFGIGVGIQLASTICSSMKGKLIVGPLLSLVHVYCVTEEMRATPVNTLNPQRTAMIVADFLKTGRISSPADLRYREDLLFPGRLIEEAGNVKIGRAIHEVVKPSELHKVKERFPDERFILSCGAKWTDLILERSATGADALRGWLVAAYAADIENSLHMASEHVLEEAFDRMDSVFPSFLLEVGAKGWHTDRFLDGARCRFTL
- the LOC140892127 gene encoding protein root UVB sensitive 2, chloroplastic isoform X1; amino-acid sequence: MMFSEILKMFKKDPIESTRPIPVYWIETSDSVSRRFEFEADGRLSMKIVDDARPASRRVVESFLNKFFPSGYPYSVNEGYLRYTQFRALQHFTSAALSVLSTQSLLFAAGLRPTPAQATAVSWILKDGMQHVGKLICSNLGARMDSEPKSWRILADVLYDVGAGLEVLSPLCPQLFLEMAGLGNFAKGMAVVAARATRLPIYSSFAKEGNLSDLFAKGEAISTLCNVFGIGVGIQLASTICSSMKGKLIVGPLLSLVHVYCVTEEMRATPVNTLNPQRTAMIVADFLKTGRISSPADLRYREDLLFPGRLIEEAGNVKIGRAIHEVVKPSELHKVKERFPDERFILSCGAKWTDLILERSATGADALRGWLVAAYAADIENSLHMASEHVLEEAFDRMDSVFPSFLLEVGAKGWHTDRFLDGARCRFTL